The Agarilytica rhodophyticola genome has a window encoding:
- a CDS encoding M2 family metallopeptidase, with protein MAIGLVLSAFSLVSCEQSNTPVSNTDAVAEQKAVPLTADDAKAFLDKVEADLTDIYEYAGRAAWIASNFINYDSQYLETRANKEFTIANVAYAMEAAKFDNVKLDAVTRRKLDSLKLGLVFPAPNDPVKAGELAEIGSQMQAFYGKGEYCNKEKCYNLQDMGLIFAKSRDPKLLKELWQGWRTVSPPMRPLYEKQVAIANTGAKDLGYDNLSVLWRSKYDMDPDAFSADMDKQWGKVKPFYEALHCHVRAKLSEFYGEKVVPQTGKIPAHLLGNMWSQTWSNVYDLVKPENAKSSYDLTALIEKDGMSEIDMVKTGEKFFTSLGFEPLPETFWQRSLFVKPRDRDVVCHASAWDIDNVDDLRIKMCINKNAEDFQTVHHELGHNFYQRAYNKQPLLFRNSANDGFHEAVGDTVALSITPKYLMQIGLLDKEPSEDEDLSILLKLALDKIAFLPFGLLVDKWRWQVFNGELSPEDYNKGWWALREKYQGIEAPVARSEQDFDPGAKYHIPGNTPYIRYFLAFIQQFQFHRALCEAAGFEGPLQRCSIYNNAQAGAKLKAMLEMGSSQPWPQAMEAITGQKELDASAIIDYFAPLKKWLDEQNQGRQCGW; from the coding sequence ATGGCTATTGGCCTGGTTTTATCAGCGTTTTCCCTTGTGTCTTGCGAGCAAAGCAACACACCGGTGTCGAACACAGATGCCGTGGCCGAACAAAAAGCTGTGCCTCTTACTGCGGATGACGCGAAAGCATTTTTAGATAAAGTAGAAGCGGATCTTACGGATATTTATGAATATGCTGGTAGAGCTGCTTGGATTGCTTCTAATTTTATCAACTATGATAGTCAGTATTTAGAAACTCGTGCAAACAAAGAGTTCACTATCGCCAATGTGGCCTATGCCATGGAGGCTGCAAAATTTGATAATGTTAAGCTAGATGCGGTGACTCGTCGCAAACTCGATAGTCTCAAATTAGGTCTGGTTTTCCCTGCACCTAATGACCCTGTAAAAGCCGGAGAACTAGCCGAAATTGGCTCACAAATGCAAGCCTTTTATGGTAAGGGTGAATATTGCAATAAAGAGAAATGTTATAACTTGCAGGATATGGGGCTTATCTTTGCGAAAAGCCGCGATCCTAAATTGTTAAAAGAATTATGGCAAGGCTGGCGCACAGTGTCTCCACCTATGCGGCCTCTTTATGAAAAGCAAGTAGCTATCGCTAATACCGGTGCGAAGGACTTAGGGTACGATAATTTAAGTGTCCTTTGGCGATCCAAATACGATATGGATCCCGATGCTTTTTCTGCTGATATGGATAAACAGTGGGGTAAGGTGAAGCCTTTTTATGAAGCATTGCATTGTCATGTACGTGCTAAGTTAAGTGAGTTCTACGGAGAAAAGGTTGTACCGCAAACGGGCAAAATACCTGCTCATTTATTGGGTAATATGTGGTCGCAAACCTGGAGTAACGTTTATGATTTGGTCAAACCTGAAAACGCAAAATCTAGCTATGACCTGACAGCATTAATAGAAAAAGATGGTATGAGCGAGATCGATATGGTGAAAACTGGGGAAAAATTCTTTACTTCCCTAGGCTTTGAACCTCTTCCTGAAACTTTTTGGCAACGATCCTTATTTGTTAAGCCTCGAGACCGAGATGTTGTCTGTCATGCAAGTGCATGGGATATTGATAATGTCGACGATTTGCGTATAAAAATGTGTATCAACAAAAATGCTGAAGATTTTCAGACAGTGCACCATGAGTTAGGCCATAACTTTTATCAGCGTGCGTACAATAAACAACCATTATTATTTCGCAACAGTGCTAACGATGGCTTCCATGAAGCTGTTGGCGATACTGTAGCCTTATCGATAACTCCAAAATATTTGATGCAAATTGGCCTGCTGGATAAAGAACCCTCAGAAGATGAAGATCTCAGTATTCTACTGAAGTTGGCATTAGATAAAATTGCCTTTCTTCCCTTTGGTTTGTTAGTGGATAAATGGCGCTGGCAGGTATTTAACGGAGAATTATCCCCTGAAGATTACAATAAGGGGTGGTGGGCCTTACGTGAAAAATACCAAGGTATTGAGGCGCCTGTAGCTCGTTCAGAACAAGACTTCGACCCTGGAGCTAAGTACCATATTCCAGGTAACACCCCTTATATCCGCTACTTTTTAGCCTTTATTCAACAGTTTCAATTCCATCGAGCATTGTGTGAAGCAGCAGGTTTTGAGGGGCCTTTGCAACGCTGTTCAATCTATAACAATGCGCAAGCGGGAGCAAA
- a CDS encoding peptide MFS transporter encodes MSTIESSAAITTSNSGELFGHPKGLYVCFATELWERFSFYGMKYLLYVTKYHLFTDSAGLDVLGAYAGLVYALPLIGGLLADRYLGMRKAVIFGAILLTLGHVFMAYEGHEAVRYTAGTILTEAVTLNNGDVLVAGSTVAEDVVVQDVMALNVFFFALALITVGVGFLKPNISTIVGKLYSESDPRRDAGFTIFYMGINLGSFTATILCAWLGENYGWGYGFGAAGIGMVFGLITFLYGQKYLDGHAEPNNPAILKERFLGPINKEWAIYIGGILSLSVMWLLVQNEPIVHVAQNSLLIVAIVGIILFAMMNNEKGMDMVAVGLAAVTMIVGLVWAFTGNDTWLGFMLLGLVAFIGYGFKMHDSKEYSRTVVLMILIVSTIVFWSLFEQSAGSMTLYADRVLDRNFLGSEIPAASFGSLNALFIIILAIPFAAIWIWLSKRNLEPSTPVKFGLGILQAGLGFGALVLGANFADDAGKVAAIWMVLAYLLHTMGELCLSPVGLSAVTKLSIGRVVSVSMGTWFLATALSETVATRIAKMASIDTSGAEVADTVSTLATYTELYEFLMWVGVGVGVFMIAISPLLKKGMRGIN; translated from the coding sequence ATGTCTACTATCGAATCATCAGCCGCGATTACCACAAGTAATAGTGGCGAACTCTTTGGTCACCCCAAGGGCTTATATGTTTGCTTTGCTACTGAGTTATGGGAGCGATTTTCTTTTTACGGGATGAAATACCTGCTCTATGTTACAAAGTATCATTTGTTTACCGATTCGGCAGGTCTCGATGTCCTTGGGGCGTACGCAGGCTTAGTATACGCCTTGCCTTTAATCGGTGGTTTGTTAGCAGATCGCTATTTGGGAATGCGAAAAGCAGTTATTTTCGGTGCTATTTTGCTTACATTAGGTCATGTTTTTATGGCCTACGAAGGGCATGAGGCAGTGAGATATACCGCTGGTACCATATTAACTGAGGCGGTGACGTTAAACAATGGTGATGTCCTTGTGGCAGGTTCGACAGTAGCCGAAGACGTGGTAGTGCAGGATGTAATGGCATTGAATGTTTTCTTCTTTGCGCTAGCTCTTATTACCGTAGGGGTTGGTTTTCTAAAGCCCAATATCTCCACAATAGTAGGCAAGCTTTACTCTGAAAGCGACCCTCGCCGGGATGCAGGCTTTACTATTTTCTATATGGGAATCAACTTAGGTTCATTTACGGCCACCATTTTATGCGCTTGGTTGGGGGAAAACTATGGTTGGGGCTATGGATTTGGCGCTGCAGGTATTGGTATGGTCTTTGGTCTAATTACTTTCTTATACGGCCAGAAATATCTCGATGGCCATGCCGAACCCAATAACCCTGCTATTCTAAAAGAGCGTTTCTTGGGGCCTATCAACAAAGAATGGGCGATTTATATTGGCGGTATTCTTTCCTTAAGTGTTATGTGGTTGTTGGTTCAAAATGAGCCTATTGTCCACGTAGCTCAAAATAGCTTACTCATTGTTGCCATTGTCGGCATTATTTTATTTGCCATGATGAATAATGAAAAGGGAATGGATATGGTAGCTGTTGGGCTCGCTGCTGTAACAATGATAGTGGGTTTAGTTTGGGCGTTTACGGGCAACGATACTTGGCTTGGGTTTATGTTGCTTGGTCTTGTGGCATTCATTGGCTATGGCTTTAAAATGCATGACTCAAAAGAGTATAGCCGCACCGTTGTTCTGATGATTCTTATTGTATCTACTATTGTATTTTGGTCTTTGTTTGAACAGTCTGCCGGTAGTATGACATTGTATGCCGACCGAGTTCTCGATCGAAATTTTCTTGGCTCCGAAATTCCTGCCGCTTCTTTTGGTTCTCTGAATGCATTATTTATTATCATTCTAGCCATACCTTTTGCTGCTATTTGGATTTGGCTGTCAAAGCGAAACTTAGAGCCTTCTACGCCAGTAAAATTTGGCCTGGGCATTCTGCAAGCTGGCCTCGGTTTCGGCGCACTGGTACTGGGCGCTAACTTTGCTGACGATGCCGGTAAGGTAGCAGCAATTTGGATGGTCTTGGCCTATTTGCTTCATACTATGGGTGAGCTTTGTTTATCTCCGGTAGGATTATCAGCTGTGACTAAACTCTCTATTGGCCGTGTTGTTAGCGTCAGCATGGGCACCTGGTTTTTAGCTACTGCTCTCTCTGAAACAGTGGCAACACGTATAGCGAAAATGGCTTCCATTGACACTTCTGGTGCCGAGGTAGCAGATACGGTTAGCACACTAGCGACTTATACGGAGTTGTATGAATTTCTGATGTGGGTCGGTGTTGGTGTTGGTGTATTTATGATTGCTATATCACCTTTATTGAAAAAGGGCATGCGTGGCATCAACTAA
- a CDS encoding OmpW/AlkL family protein, translating into MKKSSALLLLASAITITPAFAYEKGDWIIRAGLASVQPNDDSTPLTLNGTELSQLGLGLPRTEASVESNEQLGITLTHMLSQNWGIGLLVATPFSHDVNADALGVKAAEVKHLPPTLTAQYYFNGGNNSFQPFIGAGINYTVFFDEESDSQLNTALAGLGATGNADVDLDSSVGLALEAGFDYRLDDNWLLNLSVWYTDIETTANFETPGLGTISTDVDIDPWVILGSFGYSF; encoded by the coding sequence ATGAAAAAAAGCAGCGCCCTACTTTTACTAGCTTCGGCAATTACAATAACCCCAGCCTTCGCCTACGAAAAAGGTGACTGGATTATCCGCGCAGGATTGGCAAGTGTGCAACCTAACGATGATTCAACACCATTAACACTTAATGGCACAGAATTATCTCAACTAGGTTTGGGTTTACCTCGTACAGAAGCGAGTGTTGAATCTAATGAACAGTTAGGAATTACACTGACACATATGTTGTCCCAGAATTGGGGGATAGGACTTCTTGTTGCTACACCCTTTTCTCATGATGTCAACGCCGATGCTTTAGGGGTTAAAGCTGCAGAAGTTAAGCATTTACCGCCAACATTAACGGCACAATATTACTTTAATGGTGGCAATAACAGTTTCCAGCCTTTTATTGGCGCAGGTATTAATTACACCGTATTTTTTGATGAAGAGTCTGATTCACAGCTAAATACAGCACTGGCAGGTCTAGGTGCTACCGGTAATGCCGATGTAGATTTGGACTCCTCTGTCGGTCTTGCTTTAGAAGCAGGCTTCGATTATCGCTTAGATGATAACTGGCTATTAAACTTATCGGTTTGGTATACGGATATTGAAACAACAGCTAATTTTGAAACACCCGGTCTTGGCACTATATCAACTGATGTGGATATCGACCCATGGGTGATACTCGGATCATTCGGTTATTCGTTTTAA